In Methanofervidicoccus sp. A16, the sequence ATATACTTCCAGGTCCTATACCTACCTTGAGAACATCTGCTCCAGCATCTATTAGATCCTTTGCAGCCTCCTTAGTTGCAATATTTCCAACGATCAGCACTGTGCCTTTATCCTTTTTCTCTATCAGTTTTTTAATTTTACTTACTGCCTCTACCACCCTCATATTATGGGCATGGGCACAGTCTATGGTTATGGCGTCTACCTCGGCATCTATAAGGGCCTCTGCCCTCTCTAGATCGTGAGGTCCACAGGCTGCAGATACCAACAGTCTCCCATCCTTATCCCTGGCAGCCTGTGGATACTGTTTCCTCTTTAGGATATCCCTTAGGGTTATCATTCCTATTATTCTCCTATTTTCATCTACTATAGGTAGTCGCTCTATCCTGTTCTCATACATGATGCTCATTGCTTCATCATGTGTAATATTCTCATGACTGTAGACGACGTCTTTAGTCATTACCTCCTTAACTGGGATGTTGTCCTCCTGTATGTATTTAATATCCCTTGCAGTAATTATTCCTACCAATCTGTTGTTTTCATCTACTACAGGTAGCCCTCCAATAGAGTACAACTCCATTATTCTCTTAGCATCTCCTACGTTGCTATTTTGGGGTATGGTAATAACATCCCTAATAATAATGTCTTCAGCCTTTTTAACTGATATTACCTGGCTTACCTGATCCTTTATAGACATGTTTCTGTGGATTACACCGAGACCTCCTCTTCTCGCCAAGGCAATAGCCATCTCCTTCTCAGTCACAGTGTCCATTGCAGCAGAAACTATAGGTATGTTCAACTTTAAACCTGCAAGATCTGTAGATGTATCTGTATCTCCAGGTTCTACGTATGAAGCATTAGGTATAAGCAAAACATCGTCAAAAGTATAGGCTGTTTTCGCCTCGTATATCTTCTCTAAGAACAAGATCTCACCTATGTCCTTTTTGGTTATATTATGGTAATTGATATATATACTTTGTTTTTGGATGGGGATAATAATAGTATCATTTTAGGGGTTAAAAATTATTCATATTATAGGATTAAAAAAGTCAATCTTAATGATTTATATACTATATATACTTCAATGTAATAAGTGGTGATTATTATTATCACAAAATAAAAAAATATATATAGATGATATGAGAAGAGTGGTGTAGTTCAATTTACAAATATTAAAATATCTTATAATATAAATTTATCGAAATAACTACTTATCGTGAAAATATGAAACCGATAACTAATAATAAGATAAAATACCTTGTAGACAATGACATACCTGTTCAACAGTACTTCTGTAGTTTATTATTAAGTGCCTTAGCAGAACTTATTGAAGATTCACAACTATTTGTAGACTCTATAATAGAATCTATAGGACCTAATTTATACACTATTCTAAAGGAAAGAGGATTAATTAAAGAAAATTACTCAGATTTTGGGGATCTTATCAAGGATGTAAATAGGGCTATGAATATATGTGAAGGGGTAAGTACTACCTCTGAGAAGGATCTATTGATTGTTCATCTTTGTAGAAAAGGTGCTCACTGTAAATACTGTCCAGTGGATATTGGTGGGGCAGAACTAATCTCTACAGGGTGTCCATTTCCAGTTTTATTCGAAGTTATGGGAAAGGAAGCAGGATTTAAATATAAAGCTGTAAAAGTTAAAAAAGAGGAGTACGCCTGTAAGATATATTACAAAACAATTGAAAAGAATGAAAAAGGTGTTAATCCTACAGGATACAAATAAAATTTATTCGTTTAATTTTAATATGGCCTCTGCTATATCTCCATTACACTCCTTAAGTGCCCTGAGGGCTTCATCCCTTGAGACGTTGCACTGGCTCATAACCAGTTGAATATCTTCTTCAGTTATCTCTAATTTTACTTCTTCATTCTCTATATTTTCCTCTTTTTTTATCTTTTTAGCCTTTCCAGAGATGGTGTATGTCTTGTTTCCAAACATATCCATTACTTGAACCTTAGGTTTTTCAAAGACTAAGATCTTATCCTCCAACTCTATAGTTACCTTCAAAGCCCTTAGTTCTTCTGTCTCCATTCCCATCTCTTTCATCATCTTCTCCATCTGTTTCAACATTCTTGGACTCATTCTTCCAGGAAACATAGTTTTCACCTTATTTTTTAGTACATTATTGTGTTAGTTGATAAATATGATTAAGTATAATATAAATTAATTTAGGATAGTAAAAAATAACTATTATACAGTTAACTATAAAAATAGATAAGTATCTCTTATAAATGTTCATGAACACCTGATAAAAAGTGAATGGTCTTTTCTAACTCTTGGATTCTATTTTTTATACCATAGAGCTGTGATAAAAACCAAAATTAAAAATAGATACATATTAATCCTAATTTTATTTTTAACAACTTCTTTTAATTTTTTAATTCTTATTTTATTTTTTATGAAATTTTTTGGTGAGAACTAGATTAAAAATATATCATTATAATGGATAACGAAATCCTTATGGGACAAAATTAAAATTTCTGTTATTAATTTCTATAGCCTACTTGAGATACTGAAAAGAAAAGAATGATTTCTGCCAAATATCCTCCAATATCTTTCATAATTATAGAGTTTTTAATAATAAGGGGATTTCATCCTTTTTAAGTATTTAGAATTGTTATTTTTTGTTTTCATTAATTTTTTTATTTAAAATATTTTAATAGTCGTTATTTTAGTATCATTCTTTTGTTTATAACCATAATATAAAAATAAACTAAAAAATAATTCTGATAATCATTTTAAAATTTATATTCTCGATGTAGGATTGAGTTTTTTATTTTAAAAACAATTTTTTTAATATTTTTATTTATCATATTGCATTAGTATATTTTTATATTTTGATTAAGAGATTAGGATATCCTCTCCATTATATTTTTTATTATCATAACTCTAAGTTATTTACTTTAACAGAAACAAAAGTATTGCTATAATTCAATTTTGGTGAATATGTATGCCTATTAAAGAGGGCGATATAGTAAAAGGGCTTTTCTGGGATGAACCTTTTAAGGTGGTGAAAATAAGTGGAAAAGGAAGAGGTGTTTATATAGTAGGATATAAGATCCATTCAAGAATATGGAAAG encodes:
- the guaB gene encoding IMP dehydrogenase — translated: MFLEKIYEAKTAYTFDDVLLIPNASYVEPGDTDTSTDLAGLKLNIPIVSAAMDTVTEKEMAIALARRGGLGVIHRNMSIKDQVSQVISVKKAEDIIIRDVITIPQNSNVGDAKRIMELYSIGGLPVVDENNRLVGIITARDIKYIQEDNIPVKEVMTKDVVYSHENITHDEAMSIMYENRIERLPIVDENRRIIGMITLRDILKRKQYPQAARDKDGRLLVSAACGPHDLERAEALIDAEVDAITIDCAHAHNMRVVEAVSKIKKLIEKKDKGTVLIVGNIATKEAAKDLIDAGADVLKVGIGPGSICTTRIVAGVGVPQLTAIAEVADVAKDYQVPVIADGGIKYSGDIAKAIAAGADAVMLGSLLAGAEEAPGQLITINGRKYKQYRGMGSLGAMVGGVGAGADRYFQSKSHMKHVKMVPEGVEGAVPYKGPVSEIIFQLVGGLKSSMGYCGARNIKELKEKGRFVIITQSGQRESHPHDILITNEAPNYPINRF
- a CDS encoding nascent polypeptide-associated complex protein, encoding MFPGRMSPRMLKQMEKMMKEMGMETEELRALKVTIELEDKILVFEKPKVQVMDMFGNKTYTISGKAKKIKKEENIENEEVKLEITEEDIQLVMSQCNVSRDEALRALKECNGDIAEAILKLNE